Part of the Spea bombifrons isolate aSpeBom1 chromosome 3, aSpeBom1.2.pri, whole genome shotgun sequence genome, GCAGATCAGGGGAAGGTAGGGGGCTGAGACCGCGTGCCCACTAGgtcagttttaaataaaaaaaaaaaaaaaaaaaaaaaaaaacctgctttgCCAGACCAGGGATTAATGAATCTTATGTGAGGTCACTGAAGTAGCAGTTGGGGACATGAGGAGGGGGGCTTAGGTAGATGGTAGGCTGAAGAGGGTGCTAAGGGAAGCTGGAGGGGCAAGCTGGGGGTGTGGGGGGCATATGGGGTGAGATGGGTGAAGAAGGCAGATGTAGGTGCTGAAGTTGCTGAAAGTAATTGCAGATGTTGGGGGTCTGAAGTGGTGGAAGAGAGGAGAAAGATGCAGGCCCATTAGTATGTCAAGCTCAGGGTGGGATGGAGGCCCCACTAACACAATGCTAGGGCCACGGTTACGCCAGTTTTGATATCTTGAAATgggtttttgtttctgtaacgcTAGGATCTGTCTGGCttacatatgttgtattatCTGCTCCAAAGATTACCATTTAGCAACTGCTTATGCTACTCACAACTTTATTTTGTAGGTTACTTTCCAAGCTTGTAGCATTTCCGAAGCCAGATATCTTTATGACCAGTTGGCTACAATATGTCCGATTGTGGTAAGGTATTCCGCTTTCTTCAACAACTAGTATTGGATATCTCAAAAACTTTAATTCtgagtgtttttttgtgtttaaacaaTAAATGGTTTATTGTCTGCGAAATGGCAGCATTTAATAGATTGTACTTGTTGCAGAAATCCTATCAAATCTAACTAATCTAAATGAATTAGCAGGGCTGGACTTTTTATGTGCTTTTTATGAAATGCCATGGCAATCAAAAGCTGTAGATGGCATTTTGTGCCAAATGCATTCCCGTCACTTGGCAGGCATGTCAGAGTTTGCAAATTGTTCACGAAGAACAGGTCAGAGTCCAATAGCTCATTCATGTCATTAACCAATATTCTTTCATGGCAAAATGTATGCACAACATGTTGTAATATGTTGCACAGGACACAGGCCTACATATGAAACATATCCCTTATAAAACACACCACCGTATACTTCCCCGTGCATTATCTTAGGTATATCTTTTCAGAATTACTCTTTTGCACAATGGTTCAGGATACCTGGTTTTGTGATAATCAAACCgacacatcatcatcatcatcttagGAGGCTTGTTTGTTTAGTGCTGGTTGTGTGTAAATTGAGATAAATGGACTTCCGGTTAAgtctttaaattttttttttttttttttttttttttattattctagaTGGCATTAAGCGCTGCAGCTCCATTTTACAGAGGATATGTGTCTGATATAGATTGCCGTTGGGGTGTCATCTCTGCATCTGTTGACGACCGTACTAAAGAAGAAAGAGGACTGGAGGTAATAGACAGATTATGTATAACTGTTTAATTTTAAGTAAAACATCTAAATACTAAGCAATTTAAGTTGTACCAACCAAGTGGTTTTGTGGCAGTAAATCTCTTTGAATATATTCTCTTATAGCCTCTGAAGAATGACAAGTATCGAATAAGTAAATCTCGTTATGATTCAATAGACAGTTACCTATCCAAATGTGGAGAAAAGTACAATGATATTGACTTGACTATAGATAATGAGATCTACAAACAGCTAACAAAAGAAGGTACGTCTACTGGTGTTTCAAATCTGGTGATGGTGATCATTTTTGGAGACAACCTACTGCTTGTAAGAATACAGTTTTGTTATGAATCTATGGTTGTGGCTACACCCACAAAACCAGTTATAGTTGGGGAGAGATGTACAAACGCAGAATCCGTTGATGTCACAGGGAAAGAAAAGCAAAGCTTCCTTGGCACGCTAACGCtgtatagacagatatagaatAGTAAGATAAACTGATCTAAAAAGACACAAATGACATTTAATTTGATTATGCACTGAGTTATGTATTTTGCTAGATCGGTTTATTGCTCAGCATGTCTATgctgtaattaaaaataattttgcctctTACAGATAAACCTTTTGTGCTGCCTCTTGTGTACAACACATGGATAGGAAAGTGTGTTGTGTTCTTGTGTCCATTGTGTATGTTTAGATGTACTCCATCGTTAATGAAGCTTttgcatatatatgtttttgaaagTCTTAATAGTGTGTGTGCTTTTTGACAGTCCCAAAATGTAACGTTAACATACAAAGTGAATCTAGAACAATCTGCCTTTTCAAATGGTTGTTCATATTAATGATATTTCTCCACTTTCATTTGACACAGGAATCGATCATCTATTAGCCCAACACATTGCACATCTTTTTATTAGAGATCCTTTGACGTTATTTGAGGAAAAAATACACCTGGATGATGCAAATGAGTCAGACCATTTTGAGGTAAGTTTTGAGGGCCATTTGTTTCAGAAATACGGCGAGTCTAACCAAAGTGCTGAATGTGAAAGAACAGATGTCACAACCAATGAAATGGTTCTAACTGCTTGCTTGTGCCATAtggaaataatttaaacatCTTTGTTTTTCAGAACATTCAGTCAACAAACTGGCAAACCATGCGATTTAAGCCGCCTCCACCAAATTCTGATATTGGCTGGAGAGTGGAGTTTCGCCCAATGGAGGTATGTACTATGTAAATGAAACCTTATACCATTCTACTGAGAAGTAGTGGAACCTCATATAACAACAATATGAAATGTAAACATTGGGtttatgtataagtgatttttatcaccaatggaatggtcctgTTGATTGAAttattctattggttgctatggtgtttgttttttttgtttttgttttttgtgtgtgaacgCAATGATGCAAAGCTAATAAAGATTGTACTAAAGATGGAGAGTATTATGCTAGGCTAAACCGTAATGAAACCTGAGAGATAATAAGAAACTTAAGCAATGCTTTGAAATGAAATTCTATCCAACCAGCTGCTCTGGGGATCCTCTTAACTACAACAGGAGAAAAAGGATTTTTAAGCCACAGCTCCTTGTAGAGAATAAGCTTTAAGACAAATTCATCTTAAGCTTGCAGAAGCTGGAACTGGAATAAAAGGGCTGAGAGTGTGGGTTTGAACCTTATGTAACCACCCAGTTCTTGAATTGGAATCTGTTACCAAGCATTATTTTGGAAACATGAGGAAAGCTAGGATAAAACACAGAATCAGTAAAAGGTTTTTGTTCCACAAGAAATTAAAATGTCAAAGCTCCAACTTAAGAAACTTGTTTAAAAGAAGTCAGACATAATGTAGTTCTGCAGAAAGTCATTTCACAAACTACTTTCAGTCATTCCATTGTAAGGAGAAACACTCGACTAATACCCTTCACTTGTCAAATTAGAGGATGTTTACGAACTGGGGCGTTTGTCTGGCCAGCATTGCTTAATAGTTTTTGATTGGTATTTGTTTGTTTCGTATAATAAAAGACTGGGCAAGCAAATTTATAATGTATTCAGTTAGCAAGTGTTGGAACCAAACCTTGTTCCGTGCTTGATAAGATACTTTAATTACACGAAACCTGATATTACAATGTATAAACTTTCCGCTTATTTTGTAGGTCCAATTAACAGACTTTGAAAACTCTGCttatgttgtgtttgttgtactCCTGACCAGAGTAATTCTTTCCTACAAGTTGGATTTCCTTATCCCTTTGTCAAAGGTAAAATGCAATGAGAGCTCCTCCtgatctattatttttttattaatggcttgttttgggttttgtttccaaaaatatttatttttatttagcccGTTGACCTCCCTATGAGCATACAAATGTGTCCATGAAAAAGGTGTCAGGATTACCCTTAGGACGTATTGGTATGCCCAGTGCAGCAACAGGGACATCAGACTGAAAACTCCTCAATGTTGAAAAGAGCTGGGATCGCTGGCTTTGTGCCAACAGATCTAGTGTAACAGTACGAGCCCTGGTACACGGTTACCATTTGAATGCCCGATCGTGCGATAGGGATTCCTCTCTGGTATATGCCAATGCTACCACCTACCCAGAAGTGCAAGAAGAGTGGTGACCCAAGACGGTCTGTCAAGACCATGCTGAGATCTGATTACTCACCTTGCTGGCCCATTGCAGATTCCGCTCAAGGCAATTAATCCAAAATATCGCATGACATTGGCAGCTTCCAGTTCAGCTTGtaccaaaatgaaataaaacaatgttttccaTTAATCTATATAGTACTGTAatttttatgctcaaggaggaaaccttttttcctttaaagtCCTCCTCTCCATCTCACTTGGTGtataactgcagaaaaaaactgctaatgtATATTAAGGTAAACTTGGCATATTTCTACAGGTCGATGAAAATATGAAGGTGGCACAGAAAAGAGATGCCGTGCGACAGGGAATGTTCTACTTCAAGAAGGATATTTGTAAAGGTATTCACAATTTTCTGGTGACCTTTTAGTTATGAGTTACAGGTGGCTTAAAGTTAACTCCTaccggtttttttttttattatgtccaGTTTTACTCaaactgaaaatattttcagaaacacTGTACCTGACCTGTTAAACACCCAGCCAggcactctgactaatgaaaggctATAAAATTTAGGTTGGTgtggaaagtcatccaaaatgtcacatgacaacACAGACCGCTTCCAGCTCTGCAGATATAAAGgagtttattgaaacaaaatgagataaaaccaggattTTATCAATGCAGCACTGTATTTCTTTCTCAGGGagaaatagatatatatttgtttttcttaatgGAACTTCTGCTTAAAGTAACACCATAAAGCGTTtgttttgtaatagttgtcatTTGTATTTGATGCATTAAAAGAAACTGCAATGTTCAATGTTGAAAAATCGTTTTTGCTTGGCAGTTGGCAATCCAGTTGTTGACAGCTGTTGTACAGCATACAATGGCACGGAAACAGACCCTGAAGAATATACTCTAATGAGCATTGATACAATCATTAACGGAAAGGTGAGCTGTGCGTAAAACTGTTACTCTTGTACCAGAGTCTGTGAGgtgttatgtatttatatagagatgtgtgttttggtttttttttacaggaggGTGTATTTCCTGGATTACTTCCTATCCTTAACTCGTACCTTGAAAACATGGAAGTGGATGTGGATACCCGCTGTACCATCTTAAACTATCTTAAGCTTATTAAGAAAAGAGCTTCAGGTATAagtcttacaaaaaattatTCAGAATAACAAATACCGCTTTTTCTCCCCCCCTTTATAAACTTAGTAGACCATCATAGCTCACACATAATAGATTTTTTGGAGTCTGACCTTTGCATGTTGGTGACTGGGtgtatcttttattttcagTGTGTTGTATtggtgtttttaatatatagaatGAATATAAACAGTAgatgaacaaataaaacatatattgtcTAGCCTTACTTctatttcttatttattctaCAGGGGAGCTGATGACTGTGGCAAGGTGGATGAGAGAATTTGTCTCCAACCATCCAGACTACAAGCAAGATAGTGTTATTACCGACAAAATTAATTATGATCTTTTGGTAAAATGCAACCAAATCTCAAATGACATGACAGGCTGCCCAGAGCTGCTTGGGTTTACCGTCAGTAAGGTGAAGACGAGTGGCTCTAAGATAGTGTCTTCGTGATGTGCTCTGTATAGTAGGCACTTATGATTTAAAAACCGTACTGCATTGTTTTGGTAAAATGACCAAACAGAAGCTGCGCTATGATAAAAGACCGTATGTCTTCACGCAGTGGTGACTTCTGAAATTAACCCATTACTATTCTTGAACCttatacattgtatatgtaaatagtaaactaaactatttttatgacTAACCTTGTAATCTAATAACATTGTATCAAGTTACTGTGAAATCAACCTTTT contains:
- the GCLC gene encoding glutamate--cysteine ligase catalytic subunit, translated to MGLLSHGSPLSWEETKKYADHVRQHGIIQFLNIYHKVKERQKDVLKWGDEVEYMLVSFDHEHQKVRLVLKGEEMLDTLQDRGEKTNPNHPTLWRPEYGSYMIEGTPGQPYGGTMSEFNTVEDNMRKRRLEASSLLTENTSISTITSFPRLGCPGFTLPEFQPTPVEKGASKSLFFPDEAINKHPRFSTLTRNIRHRRGEKVAINVPIFKDRNTLSPFIERFSNDSGDGAKAALPNHIYMDAMGFGMGNCCLQVTFQACSISEARYLYDQLATICPIVMALSAAAPFYRGYVSDIDCRWGVISASVDDRTKEERGLEPLKNDKYRISKSRYDSIDSYLSKCGEKYNDIDLTIDNEIYKQLTKEGIDHLLAQHIAHLFIRDPLTLFEEKIHLDDANESDHFENIQSTNWQTMRFKPPPPNSDIGWRVEFRPMEVQLTDFENSAYVVFVVLLTRVILSYKLDFLIPLSKVDENMKVAQKRDAVRQGMFYFKKDICKVGNPVVDSCCTAYNGTETDPEEYTLMSIDTIINGKEGVFPGLLPILNSYLENMEVDVDTRCTILNYLKLIKKRASGELMTVARWMREFVSNHPDYKQDSVITDKINYDLLVKCNQISNDMTGCPELLGFTVSKVKTSGSKIVSS